A single genomic interval of Labeo rohita strain BAU-BD-2019 chromosome 13, IGBB_LRoh.1.0, whole genome shotgun sequence harbors:
- the LOC127175238 gene encoding zinc finger protein 239, with product MAFIKEESEDMILEETFRVKQEDTEDKTELMPLKEESNILNDTEEKDQYEKHHDFITGDESFRCSQTENTSSRKKVHTIGTRSYFACSQCGESFSRHGNLQVHLKLHNRDKSYTYPQCGKQDGNLKVHMQIHSGESPFTCQQCGNIFTQKGSLNRHMKIHIGEKPYTCPQCGKSFNQHGNLEVHMRVHTGESPFTCQQCGKSFNRKGNLNYHMRVHTGESPFTCQQCGISFTAKGSLTRHIRIHTGEKPYTCPQCGECFEQHGNLKVHMRIHTGEKPYTCPQCGKSFDQHGNLKVHMRVHTGEKPYRCTQCGKSFDQHGNLKAHMRVHTGEKPYICTQCGKSFTQKGHLEVHMRIHNGEKPFTCQKCGKSFSRKGILNKHIKIHTGAEELGSTWAP from the exons ATGgcgtttattaaagaggagagtgaagacatgATACTTGAAGAAACATTCAGAGTGAAACAAGAAGATACTGAGGACAAAACAG AACTGATGCCACTGAAAGAGGAAAGTAACATACTGAATGATACAGAAGAGAAAGATCAATATGAGAAACATCACGATTTCATAACTGGAGATGAATCTTTTAGGTGCTCACAGACTGAAAATACTTCTTCACGAAAGAAAGTTCATACGATAGGAACAAGAAGTTATTTTGCTTGCTCTCAGTGTGGGGAGAGTTTCAGTCGACATGGAAACCTCCAGGTCCACCTAAAACTTCACAACAGAGACAAGTCTTACACCTACCCTCAATGTGGAAAGCAAGATGGAAACCTTAAGGTCCACATGCAGATTCACAGTGGGGAGAGCCCCTttacctgccaacagtgtggaaacaTATTCACTCAAAAGGGAAGCCTTAACAGGCACATGAAAATTCACAttggagagaagccttacacatgtcctcagtgtggaaagagttttaatCAACATGGAAACCTTGAAGtccacatgagagttcacactggagagagccCTTTCACCTgtcaacagtgtggaaaaagttttaATCGAAAAGGAAACCTTAATTatcacatgagagttcacactgggGAGAGTCctttcacctgccaacagtgtggaataAGTTTCACTGCAAAAGGAAGCCTTACCAGGCACAtcagaattcacactggagagaagccttacacATGCCCTCAATGTGGAGAGTGTTTCGAACAACATGGAAACCTTAAagtccacatgagaattcacactggagaaaagccttacacatgccctcagtgtggaaagagtttcgaTCAACATGGAAACCTAAAAGTCCatatgagagttcacactggagaaaagccttaCAGATGCacacagtgtggaaagagtttcgaTCAACATGGAAACCTTAAAGcccacatgagagttcacactgggGAGAAGCCTTACATATGCACTCAGTGTGGTAAAAGTTTCACTCAAAAAGGACACCTTGAagtccacatgagaattcacaatggagagaagcctttcacctgccaaaaatgtggaaaaagtttcaGCCGAAAAGGAATCCTTAACAAGCACATAAAAATTCACACTGGAGCGGAGGAGCTTGGATCAACATGGGCGCCTTGA